One genomic region from Leptolyngbyaceae cyanobacterium JSC-12 encodes:
- a CDS encoding transposase (IMG reference gene:2510094804~PFAM: Transposase IS200 like) gives MSEYIHKSHNVTVLLYHLVFPAKYRRAVFDEQVDEVLREVCLEIEKRYEIKFIEIGVDKDHVHFLVQSVPTYSVTKLVKMIKSLTAREVFRRCPQVKQKLWGGEFWSDGYFASTVGKHGDEGMIANYVKNQGNEYLKLHRDEQLTLF, from the coding sequence ATGAGCGAGTACATCCACAAAAGTCATAACGTTACGGTTTTGCTATACCACCTTGTGTTTCCAGCAAAGTATCGGCGGGCTGTGTTTGATGAACAGGTCGATGAAGTTTTGCGAGAAGTTTGCCTGGAGATTGAGAAACGCTACGAGATTAAATTTATAGAAATCGGTGTAGACAAAGACCATGTGCACTTTTTAGTCCAATCGGTGCCGACATACAGCGTGACCAAATTGGTCAAAATGATCAAGAGTTTGACCGCAAGGGAAGTGTTTCGGCGTTGTCCTCAGGTGAAGCAAAAGCTATGGGGTGGAGAGTTTTGGAGTGATGGCTATTTTGCAAGTACAGTTGGGAAACACGGGGATGAAGGGATGATTGCGAACTACGTCAAAAATCAGGGTAACGAATATCTCAAGCTACACCGAGATGAGCAGCTTACTCTTTTTTGA
- a CDS encoding UDP-N-acetylmuramoyl-tripeptide--D-alanyl-D-alanine ligase (IMG reference gene:2510094802~PFAM: Mur ligase family, glutamate ligase domain; Mur ligase family, catalytic domain; Mur ligase middle domain~TIGRFAM: UDP-N-acetylmuramoyl-tripeptide--D-alanyl-D-alanine ligase): MAARPFNDVTMTCQATLAQLTSLLDATPVNVLDSVLPTLATAINTDTRSLQPGEVFLALRGETFDGHSFVETAFEKGAIAAIVDSPAPIPYPFLQVPDTLKAYQAIAHWWRTQFTNPVIAVTGSVGKTTTKELIAAVLSVPRSSDFTPQVLKTQANFNNEIGVPKTLLELGSNHDYAIVEMGMRARGEIALLSQITQPDIAVITNVGTAHIGRLGSEAAIAQAKCELLAEMPTSSIAVLNHDNPLLLHTAQSIWQGKTITFGLEGGDIQGQLVSPEILRVDGIDLPLPLAGRHNALNYLAALAVAKVLGLDWAPLTAGLSVELPGGRAKRLELPNDVVILDETYNAGLESMLASLHLLAQTSGRRRIAVLGTMKELGEQSPKFHYQVGAFVQQLQLDHLLILAEEPEASAMQDGAGNVPAEKFTNHVAVVERLQELVQPGDRLLFKASRAVALDRVVAQFRQDYESCSSSKPV, from the coding sequence ATGGCAGCTAGACCTTTTAACGATGTGACTATGACTTGTCAGGCAACGCTGGCTCAGCTAACTTCTCTTCTCGATGCAACTCCTGTTAATGTACTGGATTCTGTGTTGCCAACTCTTGCAACTGCGATTAACACAGATACTCGCAGTCTTCAACCTGGGGAAGTATTTTTGGCATTGCGGGGAGAAACTTTTGATGGTCACTCGTTTGTTGAAACCGCTTTTGAGAAGGGGGCAATCGCAGCAATTGTTGATTCTCCCGCTCCTATCCCTTATCCCTTTTTACAAGTTCCAGATACCCTGAAGGCTTATCAAGCAATCGCCCACTGGTGGCGAACTCAGTTCACAAACCCTGTCATCGCAGTCACAGGTTCTGTGGGCAAAACTACCACGAAAGAACTGATTGCAGCCGTTTTGTCAGTGCCTCGCAGTTCAGACTTTACGCCTCAAGTGCTGAAAACTCAGGCGAATTTTAACAATGAGATTGGGGTGCCCAAAACCCTCTTAGAACTGGGTTCCAACCATGATTACGCGATTGTTGAAATGGGGATGCGGGCACGAGGAGAAATCGCCCTACTGAGCCAGATTACCCAACCGGATATTGCCGTCATTACGAATGTGGGAACCGCACACATTGGACGCCTGGGATCAGAGGCAGCGATCGCCCAGGCAAAATGTGAACTCTTAGCTGAAATGCCCACTAGCAGCATCGCTGTTTTGAATCACGACAATCCCTTACTGCTGCACACTGCACAATCCATCTGGCAAGGCAAAACTATCACGTTTGGGCTGGAAGGGGGTGATATTCAAGGGCAACTGGTATCTCCCGAAATATTGCGCGTCGATGGAATTGATTTGCCGTTGCCCCTCGCTGGTCGCCATAACGCTTTAAACTACTTGGCAGCGCTGGCAGTTGCCAAAGTTCTAGGGCTGGATTGGGCACCCTTAACTGCTGGATTATCTGTTGAGTTGCCAGGTGGACGAGCAAAACGGCTGGAGTTACCAAATGATGTGGTGATTTTGGATGAAACCTATAATGCTGGACTGGAATCTATGTTGGCATCATTGCATCTGCTAGCGCAAACCTCTGGTCGGCGTCGTATCGCTGTATTAGGCACAATGAAAGAGTTGGGAGAGCAATCGCCGAAGTTTCATTACCAAGTTGGCGCCTTTGTGCAGCAACTCCAGCTTGATCACCTGCTGATTTTGGCAGAAGAACCGGAAGCCAGCGCTATGCAGGATGGAGCAGGCAACGTTCCGGCTGAAAAATTTACGAATCATGTCGCAGTCGTGGAGCGCTTGCAAGAGCTAGTGCAACCGGGCGATCGCTTATTGTTCAAAGCGTCTCGTGCTGTAGCGTTAGATCGGGTCGTCGCGCAGTTTAGGCAGGACTATGAGAGTTGTTCAAGCTCGAAGCCAGTTTAG
- a CDS encoding hypothetical protein (IMG reference gene:2510094808~PFAM: Uncharacterised BCR, COG1649; S-layer homology domain), with the protein MVASARFLDVRTHWARSFIEGLAQRNIIRGFPDGTFRPERGVTRAEFAVILQTAFPRTGTRPYVPFVDVPASFWAASAIRWAYETGFLSGFPGQQFRPNDSIPRSHTLVSLVGGLGLTTTETVPLPDMYEDAAQIPTWASSAIATATANQIVVNYPALRRLRPTQPTTRAEVSAFVYQCLVALNQAPAIASPYIVQWSPVQIVQVSHPREFRAAWITSVWNKDWPSRTGLSSQQQQAEFIRILEQLQATNFNALILQVRPEGDALYQSSLDPWSNWLTGTQGQAPNPLYDPLAFAIAECHKRNIELHAWFNPYRARTSRNTVNVRPHIAVTNPDVVYEWGTQLWMDPGVKVVQDRTYNVIMDVVQRYDVDGIHLDDYFYPYPIAGQSFPDSKTYQAYRNSGGTLSLSDWRRDNVNQLIQRLASGIRAAKPHVKFGISPFGIYRPGQPPQIRGLDAYDQLYADALKWLQQGWVDYLAPQLYWRIDSPAQSYPVLLNWWASNNPKQRHLYIGNNIAQLDGRAWELSEIERQIEITRQVTSPEVLGNIFFSMNTLLENRQGVSDRFRTVTYRTPALAPVIPWLTALPPKLPAGVRGGNGTLNWNAASPEVRSWTLYRQTGNQWILQRILPATVSSLALQSGTYALCSVNRLAQESLGVVVFV; encoded by the coding sequence ATGGTTGCTTCTGCCCGTTTTTTGGATGTGCGAACTCACTGGGCCCGCTCATTCATCGAAGGATTAGCCCAACGCAATATCATTCGTGGGTTTCCCGATGGCACTTTTCGCCCAGAACGAGGCGTAACGCGGGCAGAATTTGCCGTGATCTTGCAAACCGCCTTTCCCCGAACTGGAACTCGCCCCTATGTGCCATTTGTGGATGTGCCAGCTAGCTTTTGGGCAGCTAGCGCCATTCGTTGGGCGTATGAGACAGGGTTTTTGAGCGGTTTTCCAGGGCAGCAGTTTCGCCCCAATGACTCAATTCCGCGATCGCATACTCTTGTATCGCTGGTCGGTGGGTTAGGGCTAACAACCACAGAAACTGTTCCCCTGCCAGATATGTACGAAGATGCAGCCCAAATTCCAACTTGGGCAAGCAGCGCGATCGCCACAGCTACGGCAAACCAAATCGTTGTGAATTATCCTGCCCTGCGCCGCCTGCGCCCCACCCAGCCCACCACCCGCGCTGAAGTTTCAGCCTTCGTTTATCAATGTTTGGTGGCGTTGAATCAGGCGCCCGCGATCGCCTCTCCCTACATTGTGCAATGGTCACCTGTGCAAATCGTGCAAGTCAGCCATCCACGAGAATTTCGTGCCGCCTGGATTACCTCTGTTTGGAATAAGGATTGGCCCTCCAGAACCGGGCTTTCCTCCCAACAGCAACAGGCGGAATTCATCCGGATTCTGGAGCAACTGCAAGCTACCAACTTCAATGCACTGATTCTCCAGGTACGTCCCGAAGGCGATGCGTTGTACCAATCCTCCCTCGATCCGTGGAGCAACTGGTTGACGGGAACGCAAGGACAAGCGCCCAATCCACTGTATGACCCATTGGCATTTGCGATCGCCGAGTGCCACAAACGCAACATTGAACTTCATGCCTGGTTTAACCCCTATCGTGCCCGCACCTCTCGCAATACGGTGAATGTGCGTCCCCACATTGCCGTTACCAATCCAGACGTGGTTTACGAATGGGGCACTCAACTCTGGATGGATCCAGGCGTGAAGGTGGTGCAAGACCGCACTTATAACGTGATTATGGATGTGGTGCAGCGTTATGATGTGGATGGCATTCATCTGGACGACTACTTTTACCCCTACCCCATTGCCGGACAGAGTTTTCCCGACAGCAAAACCTACCAGGCTTATCGCAACAGTGGCGGCACTCTGTCTCTCAGCGATTGGCGCAGAGACAATGTGAATCAACTGATTCAGCGACTTGCTTCTGGCATCCGTGCCGCCAAGCCCCATGTCAAGTTTGGCATCAGTCCCTTTGGTATTTATCGCCCCGGACAACCGCCCCAAATTCGCGGCTTGGATGCCTATGACCAACTCTATGCCGATGCGCTGAAATGGCTGCAACAGGGTTGGGTGGATTATCTCGCTCCCCAACTCTATTGGCGCATCGATTCACCTGCTCAAAGTTACCCAGTGCTGCTGAATTGGTGGGCAAGTAATAATCCCAAACAGCGCCACCTTTACATCGGGAATAATATTGCTCAACTGGATGGCAGAGCTTGGGAACTCTCAGAAATTGAGCGTCAAATTGAAATTACTCGCCAGGTCACCTCTCCAGAAGTACTAGGAAACATCTTTTTCAGCATGAATACGCTTTTGGAGAATCGGCAAGGGGTGAGCGATCGCTTCCGCACCGTTACCTATCGCACTCCCGCTTTAGCACCAGTTATTCCCTGGCTGACGGCTCTCCCGCCTAAACTGCCTGCAGGTGTTCGAGGCGGCAACGGAACTCTCAACTGGAATGCTGCTTCACCAGAGGTTCGATCCTGGACATTGTATCGGCAAACTGGTAACCAATGGATTTTGCAGCGCATTCTTCCCGCAACCGTCAGTTCTCTTGCCCTCCAGTCAGGAACCTATGCCCTCTGCTCTGTCAATCGCTTAGCACAAGAAAGTCTAGGAGTTGTGGTATTTGTTTAA
- a CDS encoding hypothetical protein (IMG reference gene:2510094806), with the protein MLQTDSGIFNAGTLDTSFGNNGTVVTPSAGFAHSITLQDDGKLLVAGTTLGGSSFALGRYTNDGRLDSSFGAGGIVTTNFYTPPPFLSGFDTEIGFSVLTQADELMQIRLRPT; encoded by the coding sequence GTGTTGCAAACCGATAGCGGTATCTTTAACGCAGGCACACTGGATACCAGCTTTGGCAATAATGGAACCGTCGTCACTCCCTCTGCTGGGTTTGCCCACAGTATCACCCTACAGGATGACGGCAAACTGCTGGTGGCTGGAACAACCCTAGGCGGCAGCAGCTTTGCTCTGGGTCGCTACACCAACGATGGTAGGCTAGACTCCAGCTTTGGCGCAGGCGGTATTGTCACTACGAACTTCTACACTCCCCCACCCTTCCTTAGCGGCTTTGATACTGAGATCGGCTTCAGCGTTCTGACTCAGGCAGATGAACTGATGCAAATCAGGCTCCGACCAACTTAA
- a CDS encoding hypothetical protein (IMG reference gene:2510094805) → MHTPRINAELSVGSSPELYVDRPNFGRSANPISSSAVPVVPISDSHAYDVFAQNLANGAGYGWTAHSPSAYWPVGTSFVYSLFFRFFGHNYFQIAILNIFLGLLTIWLSMHLAKHFFDQRVAVITGILLALWPSQIQFTTVLASEQLFTALIVLSLAIWTNESLALWFRSGVIGIVLAGASYVKPIALLIPILLFVLEYAKTREIAKSFISMVIMFILISMGQFPAALQRKMQG, encoded by the coding sequence TTGCATACTCCCCGTATTAATGCGGAGCTATCTGTTGGGAGTTCACCAGAACTTTATGTAGATCGCCCCAACTTTGGCAGAAGTGCAAACCCTATATCTAGTAGTGCGGTTCCTGTTGTACCGATTTCTGACAGCCATGCCTATGATGTATTTGCTCAAAATCTAGCCAATGGTGCAGGATACGGCTGGACAGCGCACTCTCCATCTGCCTATTGGCCAGTTGGCACATCATTTGTTTATTCATTGTTTTTCCGATTTTTTGGTCATAATTATTTTCAAATTGCCATCTTAAATATTTTTCTGGGTTTGCTAACAATTTGGTTATCCATGCATTTAGCAAAGCACTTTTTTGATCAACGAGTTGCTGTAATTACAGGAATTTTACTGGCGCTATGGCCAAGTCAAATTCAATTTACTACTGTGTTAGCAAGTGAACAGCTTTTCACTGCATTAATCGTGCTTTCTCTAGCGATATGGACAAATGAATCTCTTGCTCTCTGGTTTAGATCTGGCGTTATTGGGATTGTTCTTGCTGGTGCAAGTTATGTGAAACCAATTGCATTGTTAATTCCTATCTTGTTGTTTGTTCTGGAATACGCAAAAACAAGAGAAATTGCTAAAAGTTTTATCTCAATGGTAATCATGTTTATTTTAATCTCTATGGGTCAATTCCCCGCTGCTCTGCAGCGTAAAATGCAGGGATGA
- a CDS encoding acetyl-coenzyme A synthetase (IMG reference gene:2510094809~PFAM: Domain of unknown function (DUF3448); AMP-binding enzyme~TIGRFAM: acetate--CoA ligase), with the protein MSQPTIESVLHENRLFKPPAEFSQQAHIKSLDEYRQLYDKAKADPQAFWAELAEQELHWFQKWDTVMDWQPPFVKWFVNGKINISYNCLDRHLHTWRRNKAALIWEGEPGDSRTLTYAQLHREVCQFANVLKQLGVKKGDRVGIYMPMIPEAAIAMLACARIGAPHSVVFGGFSAEALRDRLVDAEAKLVVTADGGWRKDAIVPLKDQVDKALATNGAPSVENVLVVQRTKQTVHMEPGRDHWWHDLQQGASADCPAEPMDSEDMLFILYTSGSTGKPKGVVHTTGGYNLYTHMTTKWIFDLRDTDVYWCTADVGWITGHSYIVYGPLSNGATTLMYEGAPRPSNPGCFWDVIEKYGVNIFYTAPTAIRAFIKMGEHLPNARNLSSLRLLGTVGEPINPEAWMWYYRVIGRERCPIVDTWWQTETGGIMITALPGAIPTKPGSATLPFPGILAEIVDLDGNPAATNEGGYLAVTHPWPGMMRTVYGDPDRFRRTYWEHIPPRDGQYLYFAGDGARQDEDGYFWVMGRVDDVINVAGHRLGTMEIESALVSHPAVAEAAVVGKPDELKGQDIVAFVTLEGNVSASDELKNELKKHVADEIGAIARPGEIRFADALPKTRSGKIMRRLLRSLASGEDVSGDTSTLEDRSVLEKLRQG; encoded by the coding sequence ATGTCTCAGCCTACGATTGAATCGGTTCTCCACGAAAATCGGCTATTTAAGCCGCCTGCTGAGTTTTCGCAACAAGCTCACATCAAAAGCCTGGACGAGTATAGACAGCTTTATGACAAAGCTAAGGCAGATCCCCAGGCATTTTGGGCAGAGTTAGCTGAGCAAGAACTGCACTGGTTTCAGAAATGGGACACGGTGATGGATTGGCAACCGCCGTTTGTGAAATGGTTTGTCAACGGCAAAATCAATATTTCCTACAACTGTCTGGATCGCCATCTTCATACCTGGCGACGCAACAAGGCTGCCCTAATTTGGGAAGGCGAACCGGGGGATTCGCGCACCCTCACCTATGCCCAACTACACCGGGAAGTGTGCCAGTTTGCTAATGTGTTGAAGCAATTAGGCGTGAAAAAGGGCGATCGCGTAGGGATTTATATGCCCATGATTCCAGAAGCGGCGATCGCGATGCTTGCCTGTGCCCGGATTGGTGCCCCCCATTCGGTTGTCTTTGGTGGATTCAGTGCAGAAGCCCTGCGCGATCGCCTGGTGGATGCCGAAGCCAAACTGGTGGTTACAGCAGATGGGGGCTGGCGCAAAGATGCGATCGTGCCCTTGAAAGACCAGGTAGACAAAGCCTTGGCAACCAATGGCGCACCCAGTGTCGAAAATGTGCTGGTTGTCCAACGCACGAAACAAACTGTGCACATGGAACCAGGACGAGATCATTGGTGGCACGATTTGCAGCAAGGCGCATCTGCTGATTGCCCCGCCGAACCAATGGATAGCGAAGACATGCTATTCATCCTCTACACCTCTGGCAGTACTGGAAAACCGAAAGGCGTGGTGCACACCACAGGCGGGTACAATCTCTATACCCACATGACGACCAAATGGATTTTTGATCTGCGAGATACCGATGTGTATTGGTGCACTGCTGATGTGGGCTGGATTACCGGACATAGCTACATCGTCTATGGTCCTTTATCAAATGGCGCAACGACGCTAATGTACGAAGGGGCACCCCGCCCTTCCAATCCTGGTTGCTTCTGGGATGTGATTGAAAAATACGGGGTCAATATTTTTTACACCGCTCCCACTGCTATTCGAGCTTTCATCAAGATGGGTGAACATTTGCCCAATGCTCGTAATCTTTCCTCATTACGGCTGTTGGGAACGGTGGGCGAACCGATTAATCCTGAAGCTTGGATGTGGTACTACCGCGTAATTGGTAGAGAACGCTGCCCAATTGTCGATACCTGGTGGCAAACTGAGACGGGCGGCATTATGATCACGGCACTTCCAGGGGCAATTCCTACAAAACCTGGTTCAGCAACCCTGCCTTTCCCTGGTATCCTGGCAGAGATTGTGGATCTGGATGGCAATCCTGCTGCTACGAATGAAGGTGGTTACTTGGCAGTGACCCACCCGTGGCCCGGTATGATGCGGACCGTGTATGGTGATCCAGACCGCTTCCGCCGTACCTACTGGGAGCACATCCCTCCCAGAGACGGGCAATACCTCTATTTTGCAGGCGATGGTGCTCGTCAGGATGAGGATGGTTACTTCTGGGTGATGGGCCGGGTAGATGATGTAATCAACGTGGCTGGACACCGCCTCGGCACGATGGAAATTGAATCGGCACTCGTCTCCCATCCCGCCGTAGCAGAAGCTGCTGTGGTAGGTAAACCCGATGAACTGAAGGGGCAGGATATTGTGGCGTTTGTGACACTGGAAGGGAATGTTTCTGCTAGCGACGAGTTGAAAAATGAATTGAAGAAACATGTGGCGGATGAAATTGGCGCGATCGCTCGTCCTGGGGAAATCCGCTTTGCCGATGCCCTGCCCAAAACCCGCTCCGGCAAAATCATGCGCCGCTTACTGCGCTCCCTCGCATCCGGCGAAGACGTCTCAGGTGATACCTCAACATTGGAAGATCGCTCTGTTCTGGAAAAATTGCGGCAAGGCTAA
- a CDS encoding TDP-4-keto-6-deoxy-D-glucose transaminase (IMG reference gene:2510094801~PFAM: DegT/DnrJ/EryC1/StrS aminotransferase family~TIGRFAM: TDP-4-keto-6-deoxy-D-glucose transaminase), whose amino-acid sequence MKKLSVPFSRLHTTGNELIYLQQAIENGQTAGDGLFTKRCQSWLEEHFGSQKVLLTNSCTAALEMAAILADIQPGDEVIMPSYTFVSTANAVVLRGGIPVFVDVRPDTLNLDESQVEAAITSKTKAISPVHYAGVGCEMDEILAIANRHGLTVIEDAAQGSFAQYQGKPLGTFGHLAAFSFHATKNIVSGEGGALVINDPKMVERAEIIWEKGTNRSQFFRGEVDKYTWIDVGSSFLPSELTAAFLYAQLECGEEITQRRLAFWNRYHWAFAKLEFEGLANRPKIPLHCQHNAHIYHLMLDSLETRTRVLSYLKERGVQATFHYAPLHSSPAGQKFGRFVGDMAVTNDIADRILRLPMSANMTLEEVDQIITLVFEALGTHWSVRNMFYQPYHQQKVVQPDRDLTRV is encoded by the coding sequence ATGAAAAAGTTAAGCGTTCCTTTCTCCAGACTGCATACTACCGGAAATGAGCTAATTTACCTGCAACAGGCTATCGAGAATGGTCAAACCGCAGGTGATGGCTTGTTTACAAAACGATGTCAGTCCTGGCTGGAAGAGCATTTTGGCAGTCAGAAGGTTTTACTTACAAACTCTTGCACAGCCGCGTTGGAAATGGCAGCAATTTTGGCAGATATCCAACCTGGTGATGAAGTAATCATGCCATCCTACACATTTGTCTCCACTGCAAACGCTGTTGTATTAAGAGGGGGAATTCCAGTATTTGTTGATGTACGCCCTGATACTTTGAACCTGGATGAATCACAGGTAGAGGCAGCAATTACATCGAAAACTAAAGCAATTTCACCTGTGCACTATGCTGGGGTCGGTTGCGAGATGGATGAAATTCTGGCGATCGCGAATCGTCATGGGCTGACTGTAATTGAGGATGCTGCTCAAGGTTCCTTTGCTCAATACCAAGGTAAACCTTTGGGAACCTTTGGACATTTAGCTGCATTCAGCTTTCATGCCACCAAAAATATTGTGTCTGGCGAAGGCGGAGCTCTTGTGATTAATGATCCAAAGATGGTTGAACGGGCAGAAATCATTTGGGAAAAAGGCACAAATCGCAGTCAGTTTTTCCGGGGTGAAGTTGATAAATATACCTGGATTGATGTTGGGTCGTCTTTCTTACCCAGTGAACTAACTGCAGCGTTCCTCTATGCTCAACTAGAATGCGGTGAGGAAATTACTCAGCGTCGATTAGCCTTCTGGAATCGCTATCATTGGGCATTTGCCAAGCTAGAGTTTGAAGGATTGGCGAATCGTCCTAAAATTCCGCTTCACTGCCAGCACAATGCTCATATCTATCACTTGATGCTGGATAGTTTAGAAACTCGAACCCGAGTACTCTCCTATCTCAAAGAGCGCGGAGTTCAGGCAACGTTCCACTATGCCCCCTTGCACAGTTCACCTGCTGGACAAAAGTTTGGGCGGTTCGTAGGAGATATGGCGGTAACCAATGACATTGCTGATCGCATCTTGCGGTTACCCATGTCTGCCAATATGACGTTAGAAGAGGTAGATCAAATTATTACCCTGGTGTTTGAGGCATTAGGAACTCATTGGAGTGTACGGAACATGTTCTACCAGCCTTATCATCAGCAAAAGGTTGTGCAACCAGATCGGGACCTAACACGAGTCTAG
- a CDS encoding putative Ig domain-containing protein (IMG reference gene:2510094807~PFAM: Putative Ig domain): MEQVFTIRVQDVNDAPSAATPLTNRTATVGRSFRYVVPANTFFDEDAAANDEADWLTFSATLSNGNPLPSWLRFNPNTRTFSGTPTSVNVGTLNIVVRASDRAGASASSSFLLTVR; the protein is encoded by the coding sequence TTGGAGCAAGTCTTCACAATTCGAGTGCAGGATGTGAATGATGCTCCTAGTGCTGCCACACCACTCACTAATCGCACGGCAACCGTGGGCAGGTCATTCCGCTATGTGGTTCCAGCCAACACCTTCTTTGATGAGGATGCTGCTGCTAATGATGAAGCAGATTGGCTGACTTTTAGTGCAACGCTAAGTAATGGGAACCCCTTGCCCAGTTGGCTCAGGTTTAACCCAAACACGAGAACCTTTAGCGGAACCCCCACTAGTGTAAATGTTGGTACTTTAAATATCGTCGTGAGAGCCAGCGATCGCGCTGGTGCTTCCGCAAGTTCCAGTTTCTTGCTCACTGTCCGGTAA
- a CDS encoding glutamate-5-semialdehyde dehydrogenase (IMG reference gene:2510094803~PFAM: Aldehyde dehydrogenase family~TIGRFAM: gamma-glutamyl phosphate reductase), which produces MVSPSTVAPNSTASLVKMAQRTRASARLLGTTPTEQKNQALEAIAQSLETSALDILAANQADCEAAKAEGIPNSLYARLKLDDTKLQSAIAGVRDVAKLPDPVGTVQLHRELDTGLELKRVTCPLGILGVIFEARPDAVVQISSLAVKSGNGVILKGGKEAIRSCEALVKAIHHGLEQVGIDPAVVQLLTTREETLELLKLDQYVDLIIPRGSNSFVRFVQDNTRIPVLGHADGICHVYVDKAANIQQAIAITVDSKIQYPAACNAVETLLVHQAIATDFLLEAVTILQGKNVELRGDARTLDILNIKPATEADWSTEYGDLILAIKIVDSLDDAISHINTYGSRHTEAIVTNNAETAKIFMSQVDAAGVYHNCSTRFADGFRYGFGAEVGISTQKMPPRGPVGLEGLVTYKYQLEGNGHIVATYAGSNAKPFTHRDLA; this is translated from the coding sequence ATGGTTTCCCCTTCAACGGTTGCTCCAAATTCCACAGCCTCTTTGGTCAAAATGGCTCAACGCACCAGAGCCAGTGCCCGTTTGTTAGGAACAACGCCAACCGAGCAAAAAAATCAGGCATTAGAAGCGATCGCTCAATCGTTAGAAACCTCTGCACTAGATATTTTGGCTGCAAACCAGGCAGACTGTGAGGCAGCCAAGGCAGAAGGCATTCCCAATTCGTTGTATGCTCGCTTGAAACTGGATGACACAAAACTGCAAAGTGCGATCGCAGGTGTGCGCGATGTTGCCAAGCTGCCTGATCCTGTAGGAACTGTACAACTTCATCGAGAATTGGATACGGGATTAGAACTGAAACGAGTTACCTGTCCATTGGGCATATTAGGGGTGATTTTTGAAGCCCGCCCCGATGCAGTCGTACAAATTTCCAGTCTGGCAGTGAAGTCTGGTAATGGGGTGATTCTCAAAGGAGGTAAGGAGGCAATTCGCTCTTGCGAAGCACTGGTAAAAGCCATTCATCATGGCTTGGAACAGGTTGGCATTGATCCAGCCGTAGTGCAACTGTTGACCACGCGAGAAGAAACCCTGGAATTGCTAAAGCTTGACCAGTACGTGGACTTGATTATTCCCAGAGGCTCGAATTCGTTTGTGCGTTTTGTGCAAGACAACACTCGCATTCCCGTGTTGGGACACGCTGATGGCATTTGCCATGTGTATGTGGACAAAGCCGCTAATATTCAGCAGGCGATCGCCATTACGGTAGACTCCAAAATTCAATATCCGGCAGCTTGCAATGCTGTAGAAACATTGTTAGTGCATCAAGCGATCGCAACAGATTTTTTGCTAGAAGCAGTCACCATTCTGCAAGGCAAAAATGTGGAACTGCGAGGGGATGCTCGCACGCTGGATATTCTCAATATCAAGCCCGCTACTGAAGCAGATTGGTCTACTGAATATGGTGATCTAATTCTGGCAATTAAAATTGTCGATTCCTTAGACGACGCGATCTCCCATATCAATACTTATGGATCAAGACATACGGAAGCAATCGTCACAAACAATGCTGAAACGGCAAAAATCTTCATGTCCCAAGTGGATGCCGCTGGCGTCTATCATAACTGTTCCACGCGCTTTGCTGACGGCTTCCGCTATGGTTTTGGTGCAGAAGTCGGCATCAGCACACAGAAAATGCCGCCTCGTGGGCCCGTTGGGTTAGAAGGCTTAGTGACTTACAAATATCAACTGGAAGGGAACGGACATATTGTTGCGACCTATGCGGGCTCGAATGCAAAACCATTTACACATCGGGATTTGGCTTGA